A single Flavobacterium sp. 1 DNA region contains:
- the gatB/aspS gene encoding bifunctional amidotransferase subunit GatB/aspartate--tRNA ligase AspS translates to MELEQLTAAIKAHDLELVIGLETHVRLNTKTKLFCSCPNQEIETPNENICSVCTGQMGVLPALNKEAITKAIYFGKAVDSSFSNEVISWDRKHYEYPDNPKNIQITQFHNPIIPDGHVSCYRNDGTQFTVNLTQVHIEEDAAKLMHEKKISLVDFNKAGVPLIEIVTEPCIRNIEDASTYAQYIQRIVQNLGISEANLEKGEFKSDVSVSLRKKHSYELNPRTEIKNLNSFKFMVEALKEEVEKQFNYFIEHKEFRPDQTTVLWDADLKQTKVMRKKEFEADYRFISEPDLPFVTIKKEVEAIKVDTAALPFAVESILINGGVLPQDAKFFTADKLRSQTFVEINNEIKDPSFVAKTLANNIKAEDYSEIHSIAHLTEIFQLFKAEKITAVLVQNAITSYLKDRTFDYNKYFEENTISEDKIQEVIATVISENEAVANDIKAGDQGKAGILVGKVLGVIGKGANGKVIRQIILDKLDVGTSRDLSVPFSEANRDLSVPISENKETQEESLPEIPIIIKDTYRTHKISQLSEENIQQEVILSGWVASVRDHGELMFIDLRDSSYEIFQIRISRESFPNIDELVKLKPESVISVKGIIVGRNEDDYNAGLRTGKIELETSVLEILNLSKTLPFEIKRAAKTNEAIRFQYKFLDHRNEEVRRAIVNRHKVIKLLRDILDEEEFLEIETPILSAGTDEGAREFIVPTRKQAGFFYTLPQAPQQFKQMLMVSGYEKYFQIARCFRDEDSRGDRQPEFTQLDMEIAYASMQQIIDLNTKMFNEVVKKIYGNKWILRPFEVITYKDAMDFYGCDRPDLRYGLKMQDITDIVKETTFQVFSKPIEDGGIVKCIKVSAKEQGNKRMSKGQIENLTAIAQQHGLGGLAYIIVNEEELQSPIIKFLGEDIAAGIIKASNAEVGDIVFFSAADYATANKALDAVRQELGKILHLINPKELCPAWVVDFPMFERTDEGRWTFTHNPFSMPAIYDLQKHMKGDDNEIGTIIAQQYDIILNGYEIGGGSVRAHKSEILEATYRNMGYNKEEMIKSVGTMYKAFQYGAPPHGGIAWGIDRLMMILEKKASIRDVMAFPKTGTSEDLLFGAPSLLSDKKVEEMNVRIMR, encoded by the coding sequence ATGGAATTGGAGCAATTAACTGCGGCTATAAAAGCCCACGATTTAGAATTGGTAATTGGACTGGAAACTCACGTTCGATTGAATACCAAAACCAAGTTGTTTTGTTCTTGTCCAAATCAAGAAATAGAAACACCTAACGAAAATATATGTTCCGTTTGTACGGGACAAATGGGCGTTTTGCCAGCTTTAAACAAAGAAGCAATTACAAAAGCAATTTATTTTGGAAAAGCGGTGGATTCGTCATTTAGCAATGAAGTGATATCTTGGGATAGAAAACATTACGAATACCCGGATAATCCAAAAAATATTCAGATAACACAATTTCATAATCCAATAATTCCTGACGGACACGTGTCTTGTTACCGAAATGACGGTACGCAGTTTACCGTAAATTTAACTCAGGTTCATATTGAAGAAGATGCTGCTAAATTGATGCATGAAAAGAAGATTTCGTTAGTCGATTTTAACAAAGCAGGTGTGCCGTTGATTGAAATTGTTACGGAACCTTGTATTCGTAATATTGAAGATGCTTCAACTTATGCGCAATACATTCAGCGTATTGTTCAAAACTTAGGAATCTCTGAAGCGAATCTTGAAAAAGGAGAGTTTAAATCGGATGTTTCTGTGTCTTTGCGCAAAAAACACAGTTACGAATTGAATCCAAGAACTGAAATCAAAAACTTGAACTCGTTTAAGTTTATGGTGGAAGCTTTGAAAGAGGAAGTTGAAAAACAATTCAATTATTTTATAGAGCACAAAGAGTTTAGACCTGATCAAACGACTGTATTATGGGATGCTGATTTAAAGCAGACCAAAGTGATGCGTAAAAAAGAATTTGAAGCGGATTACCGTTTTATTTCTGAGCCGGATCTGCCTTTTGTAACGATTAAAAAAGAAGTGGAAGCTATTAAAGTAGATACAGCTGCTTTGCCATTTGCAGTTGAATCTATTTTAATTAACGGTGGTGTTTTACCTCAAGATGCCAAATTTTTCACGGCAGATAAGCTACGTTCGCAGACATTTGTGGAGATAAATAACGAAATCAAAGACCCTTCGTTTGTTGCTAAAACGTTGGCAAACAATATTAAGGCTGAAGATTATTCTGAAATCCATAGCATTGCTCATTTAACGGAAATTTTCCAATTATTTAAAGCTGAAAAAATTACTGCGGTTTTAGTTCAAAATGCGATTACTTCGTACTTAAAAGACAGAACTTTTGACTACAACAAGTACTTTGAAGAAAATACCATTTCTGAAGATAAAATTCAAGAGGTTATTGCTACTGTAATTTCAGAAAATGAGGCTGTTGCCAATGATATTAAAGCTGGTGACCAAGGAAAAGCTGGTATTTTAGTTGGTAAAGTTTTAGGTGTTATTGGAAAAGGTGCGAATGGTAAAGTAATTCGTCAAATTATTTTAGACAAATTAGACGTAGGGACAAGTCGCGACTTGTCCGTACCATTTTCGGAAGCAAATCGTGATTTGTCCGTGCCAATTTCAGAAAATAAAGAAACTCAAGAAGAATCACTTCCTGAAATTCCGATTATTATAAAAGATACCTATAGAACTCATAAAATTTCACAATTATCAGAAGAAAATATCCAACAGGAAGTGATATTGTCTGGCTGGGTTGCAAGTGTTCGTGATCACGGTGAGCTGATGTTTATCGATTTGCGTGATTCCAGTTATGAGATTTTTCAAATCCGTATCAGCAGAGAATCATTTCCTAACATTGATGAGTTGGTTAAATTAAAGCCTGAATCGGTAATTTCTGTTAAAGGAATAATTGTTGGTCGTAATGAAGATGATTACAACGCAGGTTTACGTACGGGTAAAATTGAATTAGAAACTTCGGTTTTAGAGATTTTAAATTTATCTAAAACATTGCCTTTTGAAATAAAAAGAGCAGCTAAAACAAACGAAGCAATTCGTTTTCAATACAAGTTTTTGGACCACAGAAACGAAGAAGTAAGAAGAGCAATTGTAAATCGTCATAAAGTAATTAAATTATTGCGTGACATTTTAGATGAAGAAGAATTTTTAGAAATTGAAACGCCAATTTTAAGTGCTGGAACCGATGAAGGAGCACGTGAATTTATTGTTCCTACACGTAAACAAGCAGGTTTCTTTTATACATTGCCACAAGCGCCGCAACAGTTTAAACAAATGTTGATGGTAAGTGGTTATGAAAAGTATTTCCAGATTGCGCGTTGTTTTAGAGATGAAGATTCTCGTGGGGATCGTCAGCCGGAATTTACGCAGCTGGATATGGAAATAGCCTATGCCAGTATGCAGCAGATTATAGATTTGAACACCAAAATGTTTAATGAAGTCGTTAAAAAAATATATGGTAACAAATGGATTTTGCGACCGTTTGAAGTGATTACGTATAAAGATGCGATGGATTTTTACGGTTGTGATAGACCTGATTTGCGTTACGGCTTAAAAATGCAGGACATCACCGACATTGTAAAAGAGACCACTTTCCAAGTATTTAGCAAGCCTATTGAAGACGGCGGAATTGTAAAATGTATCAAGGTTTCGGCCAAAGAACAAGGCAATAAACGTATGTCTAAAGGGCAGATCGAAAACCTTACCGCTATTGCTCAACAGCACGGCTTAGGCGGATTGGCTTATATTATTGTAAATGAAGAGGAATTGCAGTCGCCGATTATTAAGTTTTTAGGTGAAGATATTGCGGCTGGAATTATTAAGGCTTCCAATGCAGAAGTTGGAGATATTGTATTTTTTTCAGCAGCAGATTATGCAACTGCTAATAAAGCTTTGGATGCTGTCCGTCAGGAATTAGGTAAAATACTGCACTTAATTAATCCGAAGGAATTATGCCCGGCTTGGGTGGTTGATTTCCCTATGTTCGAAAGAACAGATGAAGGAAGATGGACTTTTACGCACAATCCTTTCTCGATGCCTGCGATTTACGATTTGCAAAAGCATATGAAAGGTGATGACAATGAAATTGGAACTATCATCGCACAGCAATACGATATAATCTTAAACGGTTATGAAATTGGCGGCGGATCAGTTCGCGCACATAAATCGGAGATTCTGGAAGCAACTTATAGAAATATGGGTTACAACAAAGAAGAAATGATAAAAAGTGTGGGAACTATGTATAAAGCTTTTCAGTACGGTGCACCGCCACACGGAGGAATTGCTTGGGGAATTGACCGTTTGATGATGATTTTGGAGAAAAAAGCATCTATTAGAGATGTGATGGCTTTCCCTAAAACAGGAACAAGTGAAGATTTATTATTTGGCGCACCATCTCTTTTGTCTGATAAAAAAGTAGAGGAAATGAATGTCCGAATCATGAGATAA
- a CDS encoding amidase produces the protein MDSQIKKIHQQLVSKQITCTALVQEKLDLLKQNTYNSVNSVLDTLALELASKVDAKIAKGESIGLLEGIPFGIKDVFMVQGTYTTASSELLKKYKSPYTATAIQKLLDAGAIPLVKENCDSFGHGSSSENTIFGAVKNAIDPSLVAGGSSGGSAVNVAKEYTVFSIGGDTGGSVRQPAGYNHIYGLKPTYGRISRFGLMAYASSTDCVGPLAKSIEDIRIVLNVMSGKDPKDQTSIVSNEISEEAIATSAVKTIGYFKNFIESDAIDAQIKSDFLASIEKIKAKGIEVKELDFFKSDILVSTYYTLAMAETASNLSRLDGTNYGNRIEAENLIETYAVTRSENFSEETKRRIVGGNQVLSQGFSDEIYLKGLALRDQISENFSKDFQEVDIILSPVTPSTPPKIGDSLKDPLAMYLSDAYTVGFSLGQLPTLTVPQGTSTGLQITAAKNNDELVLKFANFLKDTI, from the coding sequence ATGGATTCTCAGATAAAAAAAATACACCAGCAATTGGTGTCAAAACAAATAACCTGCACCGCTTTGGTACAGGAAAAATTAGACTTACTTAAACAAAATACTTATAATTCTGTAAATTCAGTATTAGATACTTTGGCTTTGGAATTAGCTTCTAAGGTTGATGCTAAAATTGCAAAAGGAGAATCAATCGGTTTATTGGAAGGAATTCCTTTTGGAATCAAAGATGTATTTATGGTGCAGGGAACTTACACTACTGCAAGTTCTGAATTGCTGAAAAAATATAAATCGCCTTATACGGCTACTGCCATTCAAAAATTATTGGATGCGGGTGCTATTCCTTTGGTAAAAGAAAACTGCGATAGTTTTGGTCACGGATCTTCTAGTGAAAATACCATTTTTGGAGCTGTAAAAAATGCTATTGATCCGTCTTTGGTTGCCGGAGGTTCAAGCGGAGGTTCAGCAGTGAATGTTGCTAAAGAATATACTGTTTTTTCTATTGGAGGTGATACTGGAGGTTCTGTTCGTCAGCCTGCTGGTTACAATCATATTTACGGTTTGAAACCAACTTACGGAAGAATTTCGAGATTTGGTTTGATGGCTTATGCTTCCTCTACTGATTGTGTTGGACCTTTGGCAAAATCAATCGAAGATATCCGAATCGTACTGAATGTAATGAGCGGTAAAGATCCAAAAGATCAGACTTCAATTGTTTCAAACGAAATTAGTGAAGAGGCTATTGCAACTTCAGCAGTAAAAACAATAGGATATTTCAAAAACTTTATTGAAAGTGATGCTATCGATGCCCAGATAAAATCTGATTTTTTAGCAAGCATTGAAAAGATAAAAGCTAAAGGAATTGAAGTAAAAGAATTGGATTTTTTCAAATCGGATATTTTAGTTTCAACTTACTATACGCTGGCTATGGCTGAAACGGCTTCCAATTTGTCTCGTTTAGACGGAACCAATTATGGTAACCGTATTGAAGCTGAAAATTTAATTGAAACCTACGCCGTTACACGTTCTGAAAATTTTTCAGAAGAAACAAAACGCAGAATTGTGGGAGGGAATCAAGTGTTGTCACAAGGTTTTTCAGATGAAATATATTTAAAAGGATTGGCTTTAAGAGATCAGATTTCTGAAAATTTCAGTAAAGATTTTCAAGAGGTTGATATCATTTTGTCACCGGTTACACCAAGTACTCCGCCTAAAATTGGAGACAGTTTAAAAGATCCATTGGCTATGTATTTATCCGATGCTTATACTGTTGGATTTAGTTTGGGTCAATTGCCAACTTTAACCGTACCGCAAGGAACAAGCACAGGACTGCAGATTACAGCTGCAAAAAATAATGATGAATTAGTGTTGAAGTTTGCTAACTTCTTAAAAGATACAATATAA
- a CDS encoding TonB-dependent receptor: MKIKNIKAFINKQSAFSTPSLGEVGVRIRIVIFLLLLSQLSFAQNKQDNIGTEVVNVVKPYTPTISNAFKVKEVPVNTNDENTKKESVSYSILPFPVASTFSPSKGNAQGVEKGKQERLFKNYATVGLGNYGSLNAELYVNDDLNNNDFVSGMFRHNSSQGDIKEVLLDNFYYDTKIDLMYGSNKEEMAWDIKLGYQNQIYNWYGLPANFGSTLTLPESMDLVYGIKPQQSYNTITAGVSMVFEESAVDNVNLEFTHFTDAFSSAENHFLLAPTFKFDVMDEAIKTKVFVDYVDGSFKKDYSGTNTADIEYGFTNLGIVPSFVMKRDDWTIDIGAGLVYSMGKDNTSNKFYIYPSIKASYNVVGDLMIFYTSAIGNLQQNTYKDFVDDNPYVSPTLNIKPTNELYDIQAGLKGKLASTVSYDVKASYIYDENKALFRSNDYTENNTNANYGFGNSFQVVYDDLTTMRFYGEIKADLAKGITVEADVTINSYTKKSEQEAWNLPEFQLNGKADFMITDKWFAGVNLFYVGERKDYQLNTDIVYVTAPGPITLDSYFDLNANVRYKHNERFTAFLKANNILNNDYQKWLNYPVQGFQVMVGGNYKFDF, encoded by the coding sequence ATGAAAATCAAAAACATAAAAGCATTCATAAATAAACAATCAGCGTTTTCGACTCCTTCTTTGGGAGAAGTTGGTGTGAGAATTAGGATAGTGATTTTTCTGCTGTTGCTTTCTCAGTTATCTTTTGCTCAAAACAAACAGGATAATATCGGGACTGAAGTTGTAAATGTGGTAAAACCCTATACTCCGACAATCTCTAATGCTTTCAAAGTAAAAGAAGTTCCAGTGAATACAAATGATGAAAATACTAAGAAAGAAAGTGTGAGTTATTCTATTCTGCCTTTTCCTGTTGCCTCGACTTTTTCTCCTTCCAAAGGAAATGCTCAAGGAGTAGAAAAAGGAAAGCAGGAGCGTTTGTTTAAAAATTATGCAACAGTTGGTCTCGGCAATTATGGATCTTTGAATGCCGAATTATATGTGAACGATGATCTTAATAATAATGATTTTGTAAGTGGCATGTTTCGCCATAATTCTTCTCAAGGTGATATAAAAGAGGTTCTGCTTGATAATTTCTATTATGATACAAAAATAGATTTGATGTATGGATCCAATAAGGAGGAAATGGCTTGGGATATTAAGCTGGGATATCAAAACCAAATTTATAATTGGTATGGATTGCCGGCAAATTTCGGGAGTACTTTGACGCTTCCAGAAAGTATGGACTTAGTATATGGCATTAAGCCGCAACAGTCTTATAATACAATTACGGCAGGAGTTTCTATGGTTTTTGAGGAAAGTGCCGTAGATAATGTGAATCTTGAATTTACACATTTTACAGACGCATTTAGTTCGGCAGAGAATCATTTTTTATTAGCTCCGACTTTTAAGTTTGACGTGATGGATGAAGCTATAAAAACCAAAGTTTTTGTTGATTATGTTGATGGAAGTTTTAAGAAAGATTATTCAGGAACCAATACTGCCGATATTGAATACGGTTTTACTAATTTGGGAATTGTGCCGAGTTTCGTGATGAAAAGAGACGATTGGACAATCGATATTGGCGCGGGCTTGGTCTATAGTATGGGTAAAGATAACACTAGCAATAAGTTTTATATTTATCCGTCGATTAAGGCTTCGTATAATGTAGTGGGCGATTTGATGATATTTTATACTAGTGCCATTGGGAATTTACAGCAAAACACCTATAAAGATTTTGTTGATGATAATCCTTATGTTTCGCCTACATTAAATATTAAGCCGACAAATGAGCTGTATGACATTCAGGCGGGATTAAAAGGAAAATTGGCAAGCACGGTGAGTTATGATGTAAAAGCGTCCTATATATATGATGAAAATAAAGCATTGTTTAGAAGTAATGATTATACTGAAAACAATACAAATGCTAATTATGGTTTTGGAAATTCATTTCAAGTTGTTTATGATGATTTGACGACAATGCGTTTTTATGGAGAAATAAAAGCGGATTTAGCCAAAGGAATAACTGTTGAAGCCGATGTTACAATAAACAGTTATACTAAAAAATCTGAGCAGGAAGCTTGGAATTTACCAGAGTTTCAATTGAATGGAAAAGCTGATTTTATGATTACTGATAAATGGTTTGCAGGCGTAAATTTATTTTATGTAGGAGAGCGCAAAGATTATCAGCTGAATACCGATATAGTTTATGTTACTGCTCCAGGACCAATCACATTAGACAGTTATTTTGATTTGAATGCCAATGTTCGTTACAAACACAACGAAAGATTTACCGCCTTTTTAAAAGCCAATAATATTCTGAATAATGACTATCAAAAATGGCTGAATTATCCAGTTCAAGGTTTTCAGGTTATGGTTGGAGGGAATTATAAATTTGATTTTTAA
- a CDS encoding PhzF family phenazine biosynthesis protein — MKLPFYIVDVFAEEKYAGNQLAVFLEADGLSTEEMQKIAREINFAESTFITAIQPENNSASIRIFTAEHEMQFAGHPVIGTSWVLMNKIVESQPRNFKLSVPIGEIPIQQSGDLVWLQAAQPQFWDVFAKEGFLTFSNLSTADFDDKFPIQEVTTGSAFVIVPLKSKKALGNLSIELNKMKEWLLIHCETNHRALYFYCFDEGKLYSRMLCVEHNQLVEDAATGSASTCLQAFLLKHHSPEIKIVNHQGDFIGRPSRIYFEGKLSGDYFDIKIGGKTQFIAKGEWEV; from the coding sequence ATGAAATTACCTTTTTATATAGTGGATGTTTTTGCTGAGGAAAAATATGCCGGAAATCAATTGGCCGTTTTCTTGGAAGCTGATGGTTTGAGTACTGAAGAGATGCAGAAAATTGCCCGAGAAATAAACTTTGCCGAAAGCACTTTTATTACTGCCATTCAGCCTGAAAATAACAGTGCATCAATTCGAATTTTTACCGCAGAACATGAAATGCAGTTTGCTGGTCATCCAGTTATTGGAACTTCATGGGTTTTGATGAATAAAATTGTCGAAAGCCAACCACGAAATTTTAAGCTTTCGGTTCCAATTGGTGAGATTCCAATTCAGCAATCAGGAGATTTGGTTTGGTTACAGGCAGCACAGCCTCAATTTTGGGATGTTTTTGCAAAGGAAGGTTTTTTGACTTTCAGTAATTTAAGCACTGCCGATTTTGATGATAAATTTCCGATTCAGGAGGTGACTACAGGAAGCGCGTTTGTGATTGTTCCGCTTAAAAGCAAAAAAGCTTTGGGAAATTTAAGTATTGAATTGAATAAGATGAAAGAATGGCTTTTGATTCACTGCGAAACAAATCATAGAGCGTTGTATTTCTATTGTTTTGATGAAGGTAAACTCTATAGCAGAATGCTGTGTGTTGAGCATAATCAACTAGTAGAAGATGCTGCTACAGGAAGCGCAAGTACTTGTCTGCAGGCTTTTCTTTTAAAACATCATTCGCCAGAAATTAAAATTGTCAATCATCAAGGTGATTTTATTGGTCGTCCTTCGAGAATTTATTTTGAAGGGAAATTGTCAGGAGATTATTTTGACATTAAAATAGGAGGAAAGACACAATTCATCGCAAAAGGAGAATGGGAAGTGTAG
- a CDS encoding tetratricopeptide repeat protein yields the protein MRKHIRLFLFLFFVQITSMFSQQSTINTYSLKDFDKAVSLYEDKQYTSAQIIFKQVLKTAKTEGLQSDCAYYIANCAIRTDQDNAEELINRFVEEYPASRKQNQAFIDVAYYYFDHREFKEAMHWFERVDESVLKDSERNKFNFEKGYTYFDAKNSKKAKSYFSRVASSDEYGTQSKYYMGFMAYESDDYAEANKQFDQVSGNEKYAEKLSYYKSDMSFKSGEFQKAIDLGIKAMPNSTPEEKSELNKIIGESYFNLKQYDKAIPYLVDYKGKKGKWNNTDFYQLGYAYYVQKDYENAVSQFNKIIDGNDFIAQNGYYHLGESYLESDKKQQALNAFKNASEMNFNLKLQEDASFNYAKLSYEIGNSYQTVPEVLLGFMTKYPTNPNNNLIEKLLIDSYISSKNYKEALVLLEKNKSSENRGVYQKVVFYRGLELYTNSDYFGSLSMFEKGLKERKDATITARTTFWKAESEYNLENFKEALLSYQQFLDLPKAKETVEFKNVNYNIAYANFKLKEYETAGNYFQNQIESNKADKFRLNDSYLRLADCRFVTTKYQVALDAYNKVIESKSVDADYAYFQKALCYGFLSKNSKKIEELNAFLTLYPKSDYQDDALFELGNTYVADNKQDLAIKAYDKLIANYKSSSYTSRAILRQGLIYYNSDRDDLAIAKFKKVASDFPKTPEAYEAVSTARLIYVDNGKVDDYATWVRTLDFVAVTDLDLDNDTFEASQKQLEQGNSKQAISGFSNYVAKFPNGVHILQANFQLAQLYYAEGSENKSIPNYEYVISQPRCEYTEQSLVRLAQIFLKDKNCSKGISVLVRLETEADFPQNKTFAQANLMKCYYETKDYSNSVVYADTVLANPKAEENVKSDAQIIVARSAMQSGDEAKAKIAYAKLLTVSKGELAAEALYYDAYFKNKDGKFEISNTAIQKLAKNYSSYRYYGAKGLILMAKNYYGLKDSYQATYVLDNVIENFTDYTDVVEEARTELNRIKTEEAKTNSSITK from the coding sequence ATGCGTAAACATATCAGGCTTTTTTTATTCCTTTTTTTTGTTCAAATAACCTCCATGTTTTCTCAACAATCGACTATTAACACCTATTCATTAAAGGACTTCGACAAAGCGGTTTCTTTATATGAGGACAAACAATATACTTCGGCACAAATTATTTTTAAGCAGGTTCTAAAAACTGCTAAAACAGAAGGTTTACAGTCAGATTGTGCTTATTATATTGCTAACTGCGCCATTCGCACCGATCAGGATAATGCGGAAGAACTGATTAACCGTTTTGTAGAGGAATATCCTGCAAGCCGAAAACAAAATCAAGCTTTTATTGATGTCGCCTATTACTATTTTGATCATCGAGAATTTAAAGAAGCCATGCACTGGTTTGAAAGAGTGGATGAAAGTGTTTTAAAAGACAGCGAGCGCAACAAGTTTAATTTTGAAAAAGGGTATACTTATTTTGATGCCAAAAATTCAAAAAAAGCCAAAAGTTATTTTAGCCGAGTAGCCAGTTCGGATGAATATGGCACGCAGAGCAAATATTATATGGGTTTCATGGCGTATGAATCGGATGATTATGCCGAAGCAAATAAGCAGTTTGATCAGGTTTCCGGAAATGAAAAATATGCCGAAAAATTATCATATTACAAATCGGATATGAGTTTCAAATCAGGGGAGTTCCAAAAAGCCATTGATTTAGGAATTAAAGCAATGCCAAATTCTACTCCTGAGGAAAAGTCTGAATTGAATAAAATTATTGGCGAAAGTTATTTTAATCTAAAGCAATACGATAAAGCAATACCTTATTTGGTTGACTATAAAGGCAAAAAAGGGAAATGGAACAACACCGATTTTTATCAATTGGGTTATGCTTATTATGTGCAGAAAGATTATGAAAATGCGGTTTCTCAATTCAATAAAATTATCGACGGAAACGATTTTATAGCCCAAAATGGGTATTACCATTTGGGAGAAAGCTATTTGGAATCTGATAAAAAGCAACAGGCTTTGAATGCATTTAAGAATGCTTCCGAAATGAATTTTAACCTAAAACTGCAGGAAGATGCCAGTTTTAATTATGCCAAATTAAGTTATGAAATTGGTAATTCGTACCAAACTGTTCCCGAAGTTTTGCTGGGTTTTATGACTAAATATCCAACCAATCCGAATAATAATTTAATAGAGAAATTGTTGATTGACTCTTATATTTCATCTAAGAATTACAAGGAAGCGTTGGTTTTATTAGAAAAAAATAAATCATCCGAAAACAGAGGTGTTTATCAAAAAGTAGTTTTCTACAGAGGATTGGAACTGTACACAAACAGTGATTATTTTGGTTCTTTATCTATGTTCGAAAAAGGTTTGAAGGAACGAAAAGATGCTACTATTACAGCCCGCACCACTTTTTGGAAAGCCGAATCCGAATATAATTTGGAAAATTTCAAAGAAGCTTTATTGAGTTATCAGCAGTTTTTGGATTTGCCAAAAGCCAAAGAAACTGTTGAATTCAAAAACGTTAATTACAATATTGCTTACGCTAATTTCAAACTGAAAGAGTATGAAACGGCTGGAAATTATTTTCAGAATCAGATAGAAAGCAATAAGGCAGATAAATTTCGTCTGAATGATTCTTATCTACGCTTGGCGGATTGCCGATTTGTAACTACAAAATATCAAGTAGCATTAGACGCTTATAATAAGGTAATAGAATCCAAAAGCGTAGATGCAGATTATGCATATTTCCAGAAAGCGCTTTGCTATGGATTTCTTTCAAAAAACAGCAAAAAAATAGAAGAGCTTAACGCGTTTTTGACTTTGTATCCAAAATCAGATTACCAGGATGATGCTTTGTTTGAATTGGGAAATACTTATGTAGCTGATAATAAACAAGATTTAGCGATTAAGGCGTATGATAAATTAATTGCAAATTACAAAAGCAGTTCCTATACTTCAAGAGCTATTTTGCGTCAGGGACTGATTTATTATAATTCAGATAGAGATGATTTGGCTATTGCTAAATTTAAAAAGGTGGCTTCGGATTTCCCAAAAACTCCCGAAGCTTATGAGGCAGTTTCCACAGCTAGATTAATTTATGTAGATAACGGAAAAGTAGATGATTATGCTACGTGGGTTCGTACTTTGGATTTTGTTGCTGTAACTGATTTGGATTTGGATAATGATACTTTTGAAGCTTCCCAAAAGCAGTTGGAACAAGGGAATTCCAAGCAGGCAATTTCTGGTTTTAGTAATTATGTGGCTAAGTTTCCAAATGGAGTGCATATTCTGCAGGCGAATTTCCAATTGGCACAATTGTATTATGCCGAAGGTTCAGAAAATAAATCGATTCCTAATTATGAATATGTGATAAGCCAGCCTAGATGTGAATATACAGAGCAGTCTTTGGTTCGTTTGGCTCAGATATTTTTGAAAGATAAAAATTGTAGTAAAGGAATTTCTGTTTTGGTTCGTTTAGAAACAGAAGCCGATTTTCCTCAGAATAAAACTTTTGCGCAAGCAAATTTGATGAAATGCTATTATGAGACAAAGGATTATTCAAATTCAGTTGTTTATGCTGATACCGTTTTGGCTAATCCAAAAGCCGAGGAAAATGTAAAAAGTGATGCGCAGATTATCGTGGCGCGTTCAGCAATGCAGTCAGGTGATGAAGCCAAAGCTAAAATTGCTTACGCAAAATTATTAACGGTAAGCAAAGGAGAACTCGCTGCAGAAGCTTTGTATTATGATGCCTATTTTAAAAATAAAGATGGAAAGTTTGAGATTTCAAACACTGCTATTCAAAAATTAGCCAAAAATTATTCGAGCTATCGTTATTATGGCGCCAAAGGATTGATCCTGATGGCAAAAAATTATTATGGTTTAAAAGACAGTTACCAGGCGACTTATGTTTTGGACAATGTAATCGAAAATTTTACTGATTATACGGATGTTGTTGAAGAAGCCAGAACAGAATTGAATAGAATAAAAACAGAAGAAGCCAAAACAAATTCATCAATAACTAAATAA